A genome region from Setaria italica strain Yugu1 chromosome III, Setaria_italica_v2.0, whole genome shotgun sequence includes the following:
- the LOC101780508 gene encoding putative disease resistance RPP13-like protein 3, with amino-acid sequence MSGAMVSAATGVMNSAVNKLTAILGEEYKLVSNVRHRIRFMRDELSSMHAALQRLAEVDDDQIDVQTKDWRSKVRELSYDIEDCVDRFMLLDSSKKAKLNLVQSMVCKIKELWEDRKISKEIKELKDRVVEEKERRDRYDIGEHLTMTHLQPVSLDPRAPTLYEEARDLVGIDGPREEIIGWLKSEEKQLKVVSIFGIGGQGKTTLAMEVYRKAEEPFDCRASVSISRTLDIKKLLRDVLSQINKSEYDRSERWETEQLIRTLREYLIDKRYLIVIDDIWSISAWEQVKCALPVNNSRSRIITTTRSKEVAQSCCTGIDGYMYEAQPLCEDDAHTLFFRRIFLSSEDCPQVLRAVATEVLRKCGGLPLAIISISGLLANRCHRVEEWENISNSISSAVGTASQIQKMKRILFLSYFDLPLHLKSCLLYLSVFPEDYSIDCRRLIRTWVAEGLIPGQNRESMEQVGESYLNELINRSMVQPTKIRAGGAVKFCRVHDVIFDFIVSQAVEDNFVVIWNGKGFSGNFSNKMRRLSIQTDFSEAEEMAKALKNTSHLRSVHIFNDSDQLGDYIPQFFSSHALRVLNIQGRCLFGDRNVHIESFTPLKYLVITGRCSELPEQIGKLQHLETLDVKRSGINKLPASIVQLKKLVRLFVPAGVQLPEGIGNMQALEELSTIELGISSAKVIQELGDLTKLRFLIVFSYYTTEACDVEGHKKASVSTLSKLLMGLRTLYLAHDSVVATALMASCRSTPPLQRLYLPYPLSAIPSQMRSFVNLVRLRISVQGKVTKKGIEILASLPMLASLTVRLRYDGDNLHPRHSIRKQGFQSLLKFSFGGDQEAALEFEPGAMPKVQSLKVELQARCQFKYGQGGLVVGLQNLAALKHVNASINCFKAAEEEVQGSEDDIRGTSGTHPNHLTLVVKREHSDAYDSSDDQLNK; translated from the exons ATGTCCGGAGCGATGGTGAGTGCCGCCACGGGCGTGATGAACTCCGCTGTCAACAAGCTGACGGCCATTCTCGGCGAGGAATACAAGCTGGTCAGCAACGTCAGGCACAGGATCCGCTTCATGCGAGATGAGCTGAGCAGCATGCACGCCGCGCTGCAGAGGCTGGCTGAAGTGGACGATGACCAGATCGACGTGCAGACCAAGGATTGGAGGAGCAAGGTGCGTGAGCTATCTTACGATATCGAAGATTGTGTTGACCGTTTCATGCTTCTTGACAGCTCCAAAAAGGCAAAGCTAAACTTGGTGCAAAGCATGGTGTGCAAAATAAAGGAGCTGTGGGAGGACCGCAAGATCTCAAAAGAGATCAAAGAACTAAAGGATCGTGTCGTCGAGGAGAAAGAGAGGCGCGATCGATATGATATTGGTGAGCACCTTACCATGACCCACCTGCAGCCTGTGAGTCTTGACCCTCGTGCACCTACACTCTATGAGGAGGCAAGAGATCTGGTTGGCATCGATGGACCTCGTGAGGAGATCATTGGGTGGCTCAAGAGTGAAGAGAAGCAGCTGAAGGTGGTGTCCATCTTTGGAATCGGAGGTCAGGGAAAGACGACTCTTGCCATGGAGGTATACCGCAAAGCTGAAGAACCGTTTGACTGCCGTGCTTCAGTATCAATATCTCGAACCCTTGATATCAAGAAGCTTCTAAGAGATGTACTCTCTCAAATCAATAAGAGCGAGTACGATCGGTCAGAAAGATGGGAGACGGAGCAGCTGATACGCACTTTGAGAGAATACTTGATCGACAAGAG GTACCTCATTGTGATTGACGATATCTGGAGCATATCAGCATGGGAGCAAGTGAAATGTGCCTTACCTGTCAACAATAGTCGAAGTAGAATAATTACTACAACACGCAGTAAAGAAGTAGCTCAATCATGTTGCACCGGCATTGATGGGTATATGTATGAAGCACAGCCACTTTGTGAAGACGACGCTCATACACTATTCTTTAGAAGAATATTTCTCTCCAGTGAAGATTGTCCCCAAGTTTTGAGGGCAGTAGCCACTGAAGTTTTGAGGAAGTGTGGTGGCTTGCCATTAGCCATAATAAGTATTTCTGGTTTGTTAGCAAACAGATGCCACAGGGTGGAAGAATGGGAAAACATATCGAACTCTATTTCTTCTGCAGTTGGGACAGCTTCTCAGattcagaaaatgaaaagaattcTGTTCCTTAGTTACTTTGATCTTCCTCTCCATCTAAAGAGTTGTTTGCTGTATCTGAGTGTGTTTCCAGAGGATTATTCTATTGATTGTCGACGCTTGATCCGGACATGGGTAGCTGAAGGACTAATTCCGGGACAAAACAGAGAGAGTATGGAGCAGGTAGGCGAAAGTTACTTGAATGAGTTGATCAATAGAAGCATGGTCCAGCCTACAAAGATCAGGGCAGGTGGAGCAGTGAAGTTTTGCAGAGTTCACGATGTCATATTCGACTTTATTGTATCACAAGCTGTGGAAGACAATTTTGTTGTTATATGGAATGGTAAAGGTTTTTCTGGGAATTTTTCAAACAAGATGCGCCGGTTATCCATCCAAACAGATTTTTCCGAAGCAGAAGAGATGGCAAAAGCACTGAAGAATACATCTCATCTTCGATCAGTTCATATCTTTAATGATTCTGATCAGCTGGGTGATTATATCCCTCAGTTTTTTAGTAGCCACGCCCTGCGTGTGCTGAATATCCAAGGAAGATGCCTTTTTGGAGATCGCAATGTGCATATTGAAAGTTTCACTCCATTGAAGTACCTTGTAATAACTGGTCGGTGCAGCGAGCTTCCAGAACAAATAGGAAAGCTGCAACATCTGGAGACGCTAGATGTGAAAAGGAGTGGCATTAATAAACTACCCGCAAGTATTGTTCAACTGAAGAAATTGGTGCGTCTTTTTGTCCCAGCGGGTGTGCAGCTGCCGGAAGGAATTGGAAATATGCAAGCCTTGGAGGAGCTATCAACGATCGAACTCGGTATATCATCTGCAAAGGTTATCCAAGAGCTCGGCGATCTGACCAAGCTGAGGTTCCTTATAGTTTTTTCCTATTATACAACCGAAGCATGTGATGTGGAAGGCCACAAGAAAGCATCAGTCTCGACTCTCTCCAAACTGCTCATGGGCCTTCGAACACTGTATCTCGCGCATGATTCTGTCGTAGCAACTGCACTGATGGCATCTTGTCGCTCTACACCGCCACTTCAGAGACTTTACCTTCCCTACCCTTTGAGTGCCATACCAAGCCAAATGAGGTCATTCGTCAACCTGGTCCGCCTCCGCATTTCAGTTCAGGGTAAGGTGACCAAGAAAGGTATAGAGATTCTTGCAAGTTTACCCATGTTGGCCTCTCTTACCGTACGCTTACGGTACGATGGTGACAACCTCCACCCAAGGCATTCCATCCGTAAACAAGGGTTCCAGAGCTTGCTTAAGTTCAGTTTTGGTGGTGATCAAGAGGCTGCATTGGAGTTTGAGCcaggagccatgccaaaggtCCAAAGCCTGAAAGTAGAACTGCAGGCACGGTGCCAGTTCAAGTATGGGCAAGGTGGCCTAGTTGTCGGGCTGCAGAATCTTGCAGCTCTCAAACATGTCAACGCGAGTATCAACTGCTTCAAAGCTGCTGAAGAGGAGGTGCAGGGTTCGGAGGATGATATCAGGGGTACATCAGGCACCCATCCCAACCATCTCACCCTTGTGGTCAAAAGAGAACATAGCGATGCCTACGACTCGTCGGATGACCAATTGAACAAATGA